The Cytobacillus firmus genome segment CATCCAATTTGTCCCGAATAGATAATTAATCGCCATTCCAATTAGAGCTGCTGTTATATATACTGGGACTGATTTTTTCTTTTCAATTATTTTCCCGGTGACATATGCTGTTAGAATGAACGAAAGGATAAAACCGAAAGTCGGGTTTAGTAATGAAGCAAAACCGCCGCCGAATTTTGAAAAGACCGGGGCGCCTGCAAGCCCGACGAAAGCATAGACAGCCATTGTAATAGCCCCCAACCGGCTTCCTAAAATAGTCCCTGCCATAATGGCAAAAAAGGTCTGTAAAGTAATGGGCACTCCTCCGATAACCAAAAATGGCACAAATGAAGTGATGTTTGCCCCAACCGCCATCAGGGCAACAAACATACCAGCCAATGTTAAATCAATTGTCCTCAAACCTGTCTTCATAAAAAGCCTCCTGCTAGATTTATATTTATACAATTTAGAATAATAGCAGCAGTCGCTTTATGTCAACTAAAAATAAAAAATGGTTTACATATATCATTTTGAATAAAGTTTTTATCTAGGGATTAAGGGTAAAGTGATACTGCTCATCAAATAGATGATGTCCATACAATATAAGGAGGTATAAACATGGAAAGAAATAATAACAACATTCATAGTGGCGAACAGAAACAATATTTCAAGGACCGGGCAGGAACAGATGAAGCGAGATTCCATGTAGTACCGCACGATGAAGAAGGGTGGGCAGTCAAAAAGGAAGGTCAAGACGAGCCTGAGTACACTTCAGATTCACAGTCAGATGCTGTTGAGGAAGCAAAGCGCATGGCTGAGGATGCAGGCACAATGGCCATTCTGCATAATGAGGACGGAAAAATTGAAGATCTGTTAAATTATGAAGTTAAATAATCTTAGAGAAGGGCATTACCTTAGTGTAGTGCTCTTTTTGTTATGGAGAAAATGTGATTTTTTTCCTAAAACAAAAAAAGGCCGCTTTCCATAAGAAAGCGGTTCAAAAAAGAGACCCTTGGACCAAGTAAATTCTTAAATTAAAACAATATATAGTAGCGTTAGTTGTTAGAAGAAACTATATATTGTTATTTTAGATTCTAGCATAATAAATCATAGAGAGCAAACTATTATTTTAATATATTTAAAATATTCTAACCAAAAGAATAAATTTTCTACAAACAATCAAAAACGGCCAATGTATGATTGGTTTTGATTTATTTTGAATGAAAATGATTGATTTTTGCAATCGTTTTCAGTATGATGTTATCAAGAAGAACAAGACACCCAGGGAGGTGATGTTTTGTTAACACCAGAGCGCCATAAATTGATACTGCAGCTTATAAAAGAGAAAGGTGTAGTGAAAATTCAGGATCTCGTTGACATGACAGAAACATCGGAATCAACAATCAGAAGAGACCTTACCCAGCTTGAGGAAGGAAAGTACCTTAAAAGAATTCATGGAGGTGCAGCCAGGCTTCAGGGCAAGCTGCAGGAACCCAGCATGTCTGAAAAATCATCCAAAAACCTTCAGCAAAAGCGCCAAATTGCCCAATATGCATCAAACCTTGTTGAAGAGGGGATTCCATCTATTTGGATGCGGGCTCCACAGTAACTGAAATGATTCCCTTTTTGCCCGCAAAAGAAATTGTGGTTGTGACGAATGGATTAATGCATATTCAAGCATTGCTGGAACGTAATATAAAAACATTTTTAATCGGCGGATTTGCCAAGGAACAGACAAAAGCGATCATCGGCAGAGGGGCATTGGCCAGCCTGGAAAATTATCGATTTGATAAATGCTTTATGGGGGTTAACGGTATCCATCCTCAATTCGGCTACACTACACCGGATCAGGATGAGGCTATGGTTAAGCAAATGGCCATTTCGCTTTCAAGGGAGGCATTCGTGCTTGCCGATGATACGAAGTTTTCAGAAATCGCGTTTGCCAAGATTG includes the following:
- a CDS encoding biotin transporter BioY translates to MKTGLRTIDLTLAGMFVALMAVGANITSFVPFLVIGGVPITLQTFFAIMAGTILGSRLGAITMAVYAFVGLAGAPVFSKFGGGFASLLNPTFGFILSFILTAYVTGKIIEKKKSVPVYITAALIGMAINYLFGTNWMYLAYKLWFTAPEGFTYQMAWLWMAVPLPKDIILSVFAGLMAYRLEHRVFARSQFRKMNRAA
- a CDS encoding DUF2188 domain-containing protein translates to MERNNNNIHSGEQKQYFKDRAGTDEARFHVVPHDEEGWAVKKEGQDEPEYTSDSQSDAVEEAKRMAEDAGTMAILHNEDGKIEDLLNYEVK